From a region of the Triticum aestivum cultivar Chinese Spring chromosome 7D, IWGSC CS RefSeq v2.1, whole genome shotgun sequence genome:
- the LOC123168446 gene encoding transcription factor ICE1, giving the protein MLSRFNNSLWMQEDDGHEQQGLGHEQPPAMGMMPMMGQEAGHHHDQHLLAMPTGGGGGFRAPSMLDEDWYFGAGAVGDGAANGSMALVPAAMEASGSSSGFGAGPQMFPLLNLGGTGPFDVSGFDLGASGAGGGDFTAFLGAGNASNTSPVSLLPHGNTGFLGSFGGFGTAPAQMTEFGGLAGFDLFDTGAGGGGGGGSGSSSEGPAAPVSLTAPFSGRGKAAVLRPLEIFPPVGAQPTLFQKRALRRNAGEEDDDKKRKAAAVAEGSALSAGCDTMLDDADEDMGSIDASGLNYDSEDGRGVEESGRKDGKESNANSTVTGGAAAEGKGKKKGMPAKNLMAERRRRKKLNDRLYMLRSVVPKISKMDRASILGDAIEYLKELLHKISDLQNELESSPSMPSLPPTPTSFHPLTPTLPALPSRVKEELCPSALPSPTGQQPTVEVRLREGRAVNIHMLCPRRPGLVLSAMKAIEALGLDVQQAVISCFNGFALDVFKAEQCKDGPGLQPEEIKAVLLQSAGFHPAM; this is encoded by the exons ATGCTATCGCGGTTCAATAATTCGCTCTGGATGCAGGAAGACGACGGCCATGAGCAACAGGGCCTCGGCCACGAGCAGCCGCCGGCGATGGGGATGATGCCGATGATGGGGCAGGAGGCTGGGCACCACCACGACCAGCACCTCCTGGCTATGCCCACGGGGGGAGGCGGCGGGTTCCGCGCCCCGTCGATGCTTGATGAGGACTGGTACTTCGGCGCGGGCGCGGTTGGCGACGGCGCCGCGAACGGGTCCATGGCCCTGGTGCCGGCCGCTATGGAAGCATCGGGGTCCAGCTCCGGCTTCGGAGCCGGTCCACAGATGTTCCCGCTCCTCAACTTGGGCGGTACCGGACCGTTCGACGTCTCTGGGTTCGACCTTGGCGCCTCCGGCGCTGGAGGCGGCGACTTCACGGCGTTCCTTGGCGCCGGCAACGCGTCGAACACATCGCCGGTTTCCCTGCTGCCGCATGGGAACACGGGGTTTCTCGGCTCCTTCGGCGGCTTCGGCACCGCACCGGCACAGATGACAGAGTTTGGTGGCCTCGCCGGTTTCGACTTGTTCGACACCGGTGCCGggggcggaggcgggggcgggAGCGGCTCCTCCTCAGAGGGCCCGGCTGCTCCGGTGTCCTTGACCGCTCCTTTCTCCGGTCGCGGCAAGGCGGCGGTGCTGCGGCCGCTGGAGATCTTCCCGCCAGTGGGCGCGCAGCCAACGCTCTTCCAGAAGCGCGCACTACGGCGTAATGCCGGCGAAGAGGATGACGACAAGAAGCgtaaggcggcggcggtggcggaaggAAGCGCCCTGTCCGCGGGCTGTGACACCATGCTCGACGACGCCGACGAGGACATGGGCAGCATTGACGCGTCCGGGCTGAATTACGACTCGGAGGACGGGAGGGGCGTGGAGGAGAGCGGCAGGAAGGACGGCAAGGAGTCGAACGCCAACAGCACGGTGACCGGCGGCGCTGCGGCtgaagggaaggggaagaagaagggaatgCCAGCCAAGAACCTCATGGCGGAGCGCCGTCGTCGGAAGAAGCTCAATGACCGGCTCTACATGCTCAGGTCCGTCGTGCCGAAGATCAGCAAG ATGGACAGGGCTTCTATTCTCGGCGACGCGATCGAGTACCTCAAGGAGCTCCTGCACAAGATCAGCGATCTTCAGAATGAGCTTGAATCATCCCCTTCCATGCCCTCGCTGCCTCCGACTCCCACAAGCTTCCACCCTCTGACTCCGACGTTACCCGCGCTGCCGTCCCGCGTGAAGGAGGAGCTTTGCCCGAGTGCGCTGCCAAGCCCTACCGGCCAGCAGCCAACC GTTGAGGTTAGGCTCCGGGAAGGCCGGGCCGTCAACATCCACATGCTGTGCCCTCGCAGGCCCGGTCTTGTGCTTTCTGCCATGAAGGCGATCGAAGCCCTTGGTCTTGATGTGCAGCAGGCCGTTATCAGCTGCTTCAATGGCTTTGCCTTGGACGTCTTCAAGGCTGAG cAATGCAAGGATGGCCCTGGTCTTCAGCCCGAGGAGATCAAGGCGGTTCTCTTGCAATCTGCCGGATTCCATCCCGCGATGtag